In Pseudomonas sp. HR96, the DNA window ATCACCACACCGATGAAGGCGAAGGCTGTGATCAGGCCGTTGTGCTCCAGAGAGCTGGCGATGAGTGCGCCCATGTCAGCGTCCTCCCGCAGTGACGGGCACTGCAGCGAGCAGCGGATCGGCCAACGGCGGCTCGGCCGGCAGCGGCTCGCCGCGATGGGTACGGCTGATAAGAGCAATGGTGCAGCCGCAGATCACCACCGCCCCTGCGGCGGCCAGCAGCGCCATGGGCCCGCCGTGCAGGGCGCCGACCACGTTCTGCTGGGCGGCCATGGCCACCACCACCGGAATGTACAGGGCGCCCCAGAAGCCCACGCCCATCTCGCACTCCCTGCTCATGCCGCCACGCTTGTGCATCCACAGCCGCGCGCAGATCAGCAGGATCATGGCAATGCCGACGCCGCCGACATTGGATTTGACGCCCAGCAGCACACCCAGCAGGTCGCCGAGAATCGACCCGGCCAATGTGCAGATCGCCAGTAATGCCACACCGTAAATGATCATCGTGTTGCCCTCGATAGCTTGATCGAAATTGTTGTTGTTATGCTCGCAAGCGGGTGCCGCCAGGTCAGGGGGTGCGCTCGCCCTCCTCTTCGATGAGCGTCAGCAGGCTGTCGCGCCGGGCACTTTGAAAGGCCACCGCACCGCTGCCGAACAGCGGTCGCGCTAGGCCGCTGAGCACTGTGCCAGGCGGCAGCTCGAGGTGCAGGCGCACGCCACGCTCGTAGGCGTGCTGGATCACCCCGCGCCAGTCGACCACCCTGCACAGGTTCCACGCCAGGTCGTCGCGCAAGGCCTCGGCTTGAACGATGGGCCGGGCGCTGCTGGCGCTGAGATAGCGCAGGCGCGGACGTTGCAATTGCACCTGGGCGAACGCCGCCGCCAGTTGCGCGCCTGCCGGTTGCAGCAAGGCGCAGTGCGACGGCACGCTCACCGCCAGGCGTCGCGCCAGACCCGCGCCCTGCTGCCGGGCCAGGCGGGCCACTGCCTGCATGGCCGCATCGCTGCCAGCAATCACCAACTGCCGCTCGGCGTTGATGTTGGCCAGATACACCGGTGTGTCGCGGCCATGCACGCGGTCGATCAATGGCTGCAACTGGCCCAGCTCCAGGCCAAGGATCGCGGTCATGCCGAAGCCTTCGGGAAACGCCCGCTGCATCAATTCGCCGCGCAAGGCCACCAGGCGCACGGCATCGGGGAACGCCAGCGCGCCCGCTACCACCGCCGCCGGATAAGCGCCGATGGACAGCCCCGCAACGAATTGCGCCGGCGGCAACAGGCCGGCGGCCGCCACGCCCGCCACCAGCAGGCACAGCTGCACGGCGCGGGTCGAGGCCAACGCTGCGCGGCTGTCCAGGTCCAGTACCGACTCGCCCAGCACTTCGCTGGCGCTTTCCAGACAAGCGCGCACGCTGGGCTCGTCGGGCAGCTCATGGAGCATGCCCGGGCGCTGCGCCCCTTGGCCGGGAAACGCCAGGAGCACACTCATCGACCGCTCCAGGGGTCGATGACCAATTGCGGCCCTCGCTGCGTCTTGAGCAGGACCTGGCGCGGCCGGCGGGCCCATTCGGCCAGCGCCACGCCGCCGAACGGGGTCTGCAGTTGCAGGTCGACGCGACAGCCGGGTAGCTCGAGCAACGCCAGCAAGCGTTGCGCTGCCAGCGAGTCGATGGCGTGCGGAGCGCGCAGGATCAAATCCAGGTCGCTTTGCGCGTGCACCGCCGGCAAGCCGCTAGCCAGCTCGTAGGCGGCGCTACCCGCGACGCCCCAGGCCAGCCCAGCCAGCCGCTGGCGGACCTCGGCCAAGGCGCGCAGTGCCGGCCAGTGACCGCCCGCCGGCACCTGCGCGAGCTGTTCGGGCGTGACCCGTCGCTGCACTGCCTGCAGGGCCATCAGCGTGCCGAAACGCTGCTCGCGAGCACGGCCACGAATGCCGACTGCGACGTAGCCAGCGGGTGCTGGCGCACGCCGCACCACCACCGGGGCCTGCGGGTCCCGGAGGACTTCAAAGGCCCAGCGCGGAGCGTCGGCGGGCAGTGGCAGCGAGCCCCAGAGCAAGTCATGGGCGTCCACTACCATTGCTCGCGCAGCAACTGGCGCACCCGCTGCGAGGCCTCGCGGTTGGCCGCGCCACGCCGGCTCGACAGGTCGCGCGGGGTGCCGACGACGTCCGCCAGCGCTTCGCGCAGCGCCGTGCGCACGCGCTCGAGATCCTGCGCAGTGGGCTGTTCGATGCGTTCCACCGCCAGGGTTTGCCAGAGCAGCCCGAGCGAGGCGTAGCTGTCGATGTCATAGGCCATCGGCGGCACGCTGGCGGCCAGCGCTTCGAGCTCCTCGATGCTGCGCTGGGTGACCCGCGCTGCCGAGGCCTTGCCCATGGCATGCACCTGGACCGCCGGATCGCGCAGGGCGATCAACCGGTTGGCCTGGTAGCCGTGGGCCAGGAAGGCCCCGGACATGGCTTTGCCGACCAGCAAGGCCAGCACCGGGTGACCGGCCAGCCGCGCCCGCGCATAACTGTCCGCCGCGCCGGCCAGCGCCTGGTGAATACCCAGCACCTCGTCGCGACGGCCATAGGCCTGGCTCGGCACGTCGACGATGGCGATCAATGCGCGTTTGTGCGCGCGCTCGGCATCCTCCTGGATGGCAGTATCGACCGCCTTCGCCAAACCCCAGCCCTCCAGCAGGCCGACTTCGCCACTGCGCGCGCGGGGGAAGGGATTGTCCGGATCGGCGATCACTGCCAGCCAGCGCGCAGCGCGGCCCTCCAGCTCGCCATCGGCAACCCGCAGGGAAGCTGGCAAACCGGCAACGGGCTGGTCTGCGCTGGCGAGGGCGTCGAACCAGGTGCGGCCACGCAGGGAATAGCCGTTCATGCACGTACTCCTTCATACAATGCCCGCACTGCCAGCGGGTCGAGCTGTTCGGCGCTGTCCAGGCGAGCCAGTCGGTCGAGGTAGAAGCCGTGCTGGCGGCTGCGCTGGACCGGCGGCAGGCCGTGCTCGAGCCACTCGTTCAATTGCTCGCGGATCGCCGCCACGTCGTCGGCCACGTAGGCATCGGCCAGGCCCGAGGCGAAGCGTTGCTCGCCGCCGGTCTGGGCCCAGATGAACGGCCGGTCACGCGAGTCGTATTCGCCGAGGCCGGCCTCCTGCTCGATCACTTGCGGGCCATTGAGGCCCACGCGGGCTTCGCGGGTCACCAGCAGATGGCTGCACAACCCGGCAGCAATCGACATGCCGCCAAAGCAGCCAACACTGCCGGCG includes these proteins:
- the madL gene encoding malonate transporter subunit MadL, whose amino-acid sequence is MIIYGVALLAICTLAGSILGDLLGVLLGVKSNVGGVGIAMILLICARLWMHKRGGMSRECEMGVGFWGALYIPVVVAMAAQQNVVGALHGGPMALLAAAGAVVICGCTIALISRTHRGEPLPAEPPLADPLLAAVPVTAGGR
- the mdcH gene encoding malonate decarboxylase subunit epsilon, producing MSVLLAFPGQGAQRPGMLHELPDEPSVRACLESASEVLGESVLDLDSRAALASTRAVQLCLLVAGVAAAGLLPPAQFVAGLSIGAYPAAVVAGALAFPDAVRLVALRGELMQRAFPEGFGMTAILGLELGQLQPLIDRVHGRDTPVYLANINAERQLVIAGSDAAMQAVARLARQQGAGLARRLAVSVPSHCALLQPAGAQLAAAFAQVQLQRPRLRYLSASSARPIVQAEALRDDLAWNLCRVVDWRGVIQHAYERGVRLHLELPPGTVLSGLARPLFGSGAVAFQSARRDSLLTLIEEEGERTP
- a CDS encoding malonate decarboxylase holo-ACP synthase, with product MVVDAHDLLWGSLPLPADAPRWAFEVLRDPQAPVVVRRAPAPAGYVAVGIRGRAREQRFGTLMALQAVQRRVTPEQLAQVPAGGHWPALRALAEVRQRLAGLAWGVAGSAAYELASGLPAVHAQSDLDLILRAPHAIDSLAAQRLLALLELPGCRVDLQLQTPFGGVALAEWARRPRQVLLKTQRGPQLVIDPWSGR
- the mdcE gene encoding biotin-independent malonate decarboxylase subunit gamma, coding for MNGYSLRGRTWFDALASADQPVAGLPASLRVADGELEGRAARWLAVIADPDNPFPRARSGEVGLLEGWGLAKAVDTAIQEDAERAHKRALIAIVDVPSQAYGRRDEVLGIHQALAGAADSYARARLAGHPVLALLVGKAMSGAFLAHGYQANRLIALRDPAVQVHAMGKASAARVTQRSIEELEALAASVPPMAYDIDSYASLGLLWQTLAVERIEQPTAQDLERVRTALREALADVVGTPRDLSSRRGAANREASQRVRQLLREQW